One genomic region from Campylobacter sp. RM5004 encodes:
- a CDS encoding primosomal protein N', which translates to MYFYKVAILGHNLEELTYESSLEIKLFTKVEVELSKKIVQAVIISKCEKPEFKTKEIIKIYDDSLSPTQIELANFMSRYYAANISLCLDSFVFSKNLEKNTTKICSEINIELNEKQEQCLKSIQENKMNLIFGDTGSGKTEIYAKLIDECIKSGKQALFLMPEISLTPQMQKRMKVYFKDSFITWHSKITKAKKQKDLIEFELGNKPLVIGARSALFLPFTNLGLIIVDEEHDNSYKSSKYPCYNARDLAIYLASISNAKIVLGSATPSLQSFFNTNINKFRLKGTYFKSEKEILFDSDNEIISPYLLDLLEENLEKKEQSMIFLPVRGNYRQVVCKECNTRKICPNCSVPMSLHNKTYKCHYCGKKEYLKNTCENCGSTMLESKIIGTAQLCENLKIALPSARIAKLDSDELSSNTKLKEILEEFELGNIDILVGTQLISKGHDYKNVTFCAILGLDEYLFYPDFKARENTLALAIQVAGRAGRSKKAKVLINTQNKDFFEKYLTNYDEFLEDEKLYRNNYPPFKRLLRLIISSTNEMEASNLCDELANHLKNSKENYDDYEIIGYGKCAIEKIDKKYRYYVLIRSSKKILLSKLASHYKKLQKVTIDIDPIHFS; encoded by the coding sequence ATGTATTTTTATAAAGTAGCTATCCTAGGTCATAATTTAGAAGAATTAACCTACGAAAGCTCTTTAGAAATAAAATTATTCACTAAAGTTGAAGTTGAACTTAGTAAAAAAATAGTTCAAGCAGTTATAATTTCTAAATGTGAAAAACCTGAATTTAAAACAAAAGAAATTATTAAAATATACGATGATAGCCTAAGCCCTACTCAAATTGAATTAGCTAATTTTATGAGTAGATACTATGCTGCTAATATTTCATTATGTCTTGATAGCTTTGTTTTTAGTAAAAATTTAGAAAAAAATACAACTAAAATTTGTAGCGAAATTAACATAGAGCTAAACGAAAAACAAGAACAATGCTTAAAGAGTATTCAAGAAAATAAAATGAATTTAATTTTTGGAGATACAGGCAGTGGAAAAACCGAAATATACGCAAAATTAATAGATGAATGTATAAAAAGTGGCAAACAAGCTTTGTTTTTAATGCCTGAGATTAGCCTAACTCCGCAAATGCAAAAAAGAATGAAAGTATATTTTAAAGATTCATTCATAACTTGGCATAGCAAGATAACTAAGGCAAAAAAACAAAAAGATTTAATAGAATTTGAATTAGGAAATAAGCCTTTAGTAATCGGAGCAAGATCAGCACTTTTTTTACCATTTACTAATCTAGGCTTAATTATTGTAGATGAAGAACACGATAATTCATATAAATCTTCAAAATATCCTTGTTATAACGCTAGAGATTTAGCCATTTATCTTGCTAGTATTTCAAATGCTAAAATAGTCTTAGGTTCTGCAACACCAAGTCTTCAAAGTTTTTTTAATACTAATATTAATAAGTTTAGACTGAAAGGAACTTATTTTAAAAGCGAAAAAGAAATTCTTTTTGATAGCGATAATGAAATAATAAGTCCATATTTACTAGATTTATTAGAAGAAAATTTAGAGAAAAAAGAACAAAGTATGATTTTCTTACCAGTTCGTGGAAATTATAGGCAAGTAGTTTGCAAAGAATGCAATACAAGAAAAATTTGCCCTAATTGTTCTGTTCCTATGAGCTTACACAATAAAACTTATAAGTGCCATTATTGTGGTAAAAAAGAATATTTAAAAAACACTTGCGAAAATTGTGGTAGCACGATGCTTGAGAGTAAAATAATAGGTACAGCACAATTATGCGAAAATCTTAAAATCGCCCTACCTAGTGCAAGAATAGCTAAATTAGATAGCGATGAGCTAAGCTCAAACACAAAATTAAAAGAAATCTTAGAAGAATTTGAATTAGGAAATATAGATATTTTAGTAGGAACTCAACTCATCTCAAAAGGACATGATTATAAAAATGTTACATTTTGTGCGATTTTAGGTCTTGATGAGTATTTATTCTATCCTGATTTTAAAGCTCGTGAAAATACACTTGCACTTGCTATTCAAGTAGCAGGTCGTGCAGGAAGAAGCAAAAAAGCAAAAGTTTTAATCAATACTCAAAATAAAGATTTTTTTGAAAAATATCTAACAAATTATGATGAGTTCTTAGAAGATGAGAAATTATATAGAAATAATTATCCACCATTTAAAAGATTATTAAGGCTAATAATATCATCAACAAATGAAATGGAAGCTTCTAATTTGTGTGATGAACTAGCAAACCATCTAAAAAATAGTAAAGAAAATTACGATGATTACGAAATTATTGGCTATGGAAAATGTGCCATTGAAAAGATTGATAAAAAATACAGATATTATGTATTGATTAGATCAAGTAAGAAAATTTTGTTAAGTAAATTAGCAAGCCATTATAAAAAGTTACAAAAAGTAACAATAGATATTGACCCTATTCATTTTTCGTAA
- the uvrB gene encoding excinuclease ABC subunit UvrB, translating to MLELTSNYTPSPDQKQAIEKIVKGIKNGNKYQTLLGVTGSGKTFTMANVINELKMPTLIMSHNKSLCAQLYSEFKGFFAKNHVEYFISYYDYYQPEAYIPRTDTFIEKDSAVNSDLERLRLSSTASLLAYDDCVCIASVSANYGLGNPAEYIGMVEFFEVGKCYKQKELLLHLVAMGYSRNDAFFDRGNFRVNGEIIDIYPAYYEDDAIRLEFFDDELEKIYSFNTFDNKKIKDFNNFVLYAANQFIVAKPTLEKACIDIKNELDERLEYFKKQGKLLEAQRLEQRVEFDLEMLETTGMTKGIENYSRHLSGLNAGETPYTLFDYFKIKQKPFLVIVDESHVSLPQFRGMYAGDRARKEVLVDYGFRLPSALDNRPLQFDEFINKDCFFLFVSATPAELELELSGECVYQQIMRPTGLLDPEISIVDSENQIEHLYDEIKKVIARNERVLITTLTKKMAEELQRYYTELGIKCKYMHSDIDAIERNELIIGLRNGDYDVLIGINLLREGLDLPEVSLIAILDADKEGFLRSTTSLIQTMGRAARNVNGRVILYAKKITKSMQEAIDITSERRSLQQAYNKEHGIIPRSVERKLEHTLKQTDETLKKSKIEKMPANERAKLVKELREKMHLAAKELDFEQAAFYRDEIKKLQKI from the coding sequence ATGTTAGAACTAACAAGTAATTACACACCATCACCAGATCAAAAACAAGCAATAGAAAAAATTGTAAAAGGTATAAAGAATGGTAATAAATATCAAACTCTTTTAGGAGTTACTGGCTCAGGTAAAACCTTTACTATGGCAAATGTTATAAATGAACTTAAAATGCCAACACTAATAATGAGCCATAATAAATCACTTTGCGCTCAATTATATAGCGAATTTAAGGGCTTTTTTGCTAAAAATCATGTGGAGTATTTCATAAGTTATTATGATTATTATCAGCCTGAAGCTTATATTCCAAGAACCGATACATTTATAGAAAAAGATAGTGCAGTTAATAGCGATTTGGAAAGACTTCGCCTAAGTTCAACTGCTTCGCTTTTAGCTTATGATGATTGTGTTTGCATTGCAAGTGTAAGTGCAAACTATGGTTTAGGAAATCCTGCTGAATATATAGGAATGGTAGAGTTTTTTGAAGTAGGTAAATGCTATAAACAAAAAGAATTATTACTTCATCTAGTAGCTATGGGATATAGTAGAAATGATGCGTTTTTTGATAGGGGAAATTTCCGTGTAAATGGAGAAATAATAGATATTTATCCAGCTTATTATGAAGATGATGCCATAAGACTTGAGTTTTTTGATGATGAATTAGAAAAAATCTATAGCTTTAATACATTTGATAATAAAAAAATCAAAGATTTTAATAATTTCGTTCTTTATGCTGCAAATCAATTCATCGTTGCAAAACCTACGCTTGAAAAAGCTTGTATAGATATAAAAAATGAGCTTGATGAAAGGCTTGAATATTTCAAAAAGCAAGGCAAATTACTTGAAGCTCAAAGGCTTGAGCAAAGAGTGGAATTTGATTTAGAAATGCTAGAAACTACCGGAATGACTAAAGGAATAGAAAACTATTCAAGGCATTTAAGTGGGCTTAATGCAGGGGAGACTCCTTATACTTTATTTGATTATTTTAAGATTAAACAAAAGCCGTTTTTAGTAATTGTAGATGAAAGCCATGTTAGTTTGCCACAATTTAGGGGAATGTATGCAGGAGATAGGGCTAGAAAGGAAGTTTTGGTTGATTATGGCTTTCGTTTGCCAAGTGCTTTGGATAATCGCCCATTGCAATTTGATGAATTTATTAATAAAGATTGCTTTTTTTTATTTGTTAGTGCAACTCCGGCTGAATTAGAGCTAGAGCTTAGTGGCGAATGTGTATATCAGCAGATTATGCGTCCAACGGGACTGCTTGATCCTGAGATTAGTATAGTTGATAGTGAAAACCAAATAGAGCATTTATACGATGAGATTAAAAAGGTAATCGCAAGAAATGAGCGTGTGTTAATTACAACACTAACTAAAAAAATGGCAGAAGAGCTGCAAAGATACTACACAGAATTAGGAATAAAGTGCAAATATATGCACTCAGATATAGATGCGATTGAACGAAATGAATTAATAATTGGTCTTAGAAATGGCGATTACGATGTTTTAATAGGTATTAACTTGCTTCGTGAAGGACTTGATTTACCTGAAGTTAGTCTTATAGCTATTTTAGATGCTGATAAGGAAGGCTTTTTACGCTCAACTACTAGTTTAATTCAAACAATGGGAAGAGCAGCAAGAAATGTCAATGGTAGAGTGATTTTATATGCTAAAAAAATCACAAAATCAATGCAAGAAGCAATTGATATTACAAGTGAGCGAAGAAGTCTTCAACAAGCTTATAATAAAGAGCATGGAATTATTCCAAGAAGTGTTGAGCGAAAATTAGAGCATACATTAAAACAAACTGATGAAACTCTTAAAAAGAGCAAGATAGAAAAAATGCCAGCAAATGAGCGAGCAAAATTAGTAAAAGAATTAAGAGAAAAAATGCACCTTGCAGCAAAAGAGCTTGATTTTGAACAAGCGGCATTTTATAGAGATGAGATAAAAAAACTACAAAAAATATAA
- a CDS encoding type II secretion system protein codes for MKKAFSMIEMIFAIAVIGILSAIAIPKMMANKQTAQIVKLKEQVEAIRKGIEAYAGNQYLETGKKTYPNTLCDKANLDWAGKCNFASGNLFGNVASAVKSGKGESWNGWSKNTGEVFIYYPNPKKTNIGYIFQYYKGEFNCLKSYSHFGGKVLPCSDLNEEAKSEY; via the coding sequence ATGAAGAAAGCCTTTAGTATGATAGAAATGATTTTTGCAATTGCAGTTATAGGAATATTATCAGCGATTGCAATACCTAAAATGATGGCAAACAAACAAACCGCTCAAATAGTTAAACTAAAAGAACAAGTTGAAGCAATTAGAAAAGGAATAGAAGCTTACGCTGGTAATCAATATCTTGAAACAGGCAAAAAAACTTACCCGAATACACTTTGTGATAAGGCGAATTTAGACTGGGCTGGAAAATGCAATTTTGCAAGTGGTAATTTATTTGGCAATGTAGCAAGTGCTGTTAAAAGTGGGAAAGGCGAAAGCTGGAATGGTTGGTCTAAAAATACTGGGGAAGTTTTTATATACTATCCAAATCCTAAAAAAACAAATATTGGCTATATATTTCAATACTATAAAGGTGAATTTAATTGCTTAAAAAGTTATAGTCATTTTGGTGGTAAAGTTTTACCTTGCAGTGATTTAAACGAAGAAGCTAAAAGCGAGTATTAA
- a CDS encoding triose-phosphate isomerase, translated as MIIAANFKCNHTRKGFAEYAKKLNAYLRFSDFSNLEVIVAPSATSFIDSEFSFIQAAQNIYPAYNGAFTGEIGLSHLQEFGIKTIILGHCERRNLGENDEFLAQKFDFCAENDLRVIYCIGEDFATYEKNKSIEFLEKQLNAIDLKYNKLILAYEPIYSIGKSAAKLEDIEKIMQYLKSKTKQPILYGGSVNSSNIAEINRLCDGVLVGGASLNVDGFIDLINAAVRG; from the coding sequence ATGATTATTGCTGCAAATTTTAAATGTAATCACACTAGAAAAGGCTTTGCTGAATATGCAAAAAAGCTTAATGCTTATCTTAGATTTAGCGACTTTTCAAACCTAGAAGTTATAGTTGCTCCGAGCGCAACTTCATTTATTGATAGTGAGTTTAGCTTCATTCAAGCTGCACAAAATATATACCCAGCTTATAATGGAGCATTTACAGGAGAAATAGGATTATCTCACTTGCAAGAATTTGGGATAAAAACTATTATTTTAGGTCATTGTGAAAGAAGAAATTTGGGCGAAAATGATGAATTTTTGGCACAAAAATTTGATTTTTGTGCTGAAAATGATTTAAGAGTAATTTATTGCATAGGAGAAGATTTTGCTACTTATGAAAAAAACAAAAGCATAGAGTTTTTAGAAAAGCAACTTAATGCAATTGATTTAAAATACAATAAATTAATTCTAGCTTATGAGCCAATTTATAGTATCGGCAAAAGCGCTGCAAAATTAGAAGATATTGAAAAAATTATGCAATATCTAAAAAGCAAAACAAAACAACCTATTTTATATGGTGGTAGTGTTAATTCTAGCAATATTGCTGAGATTAATAGGCTTTGTGATGGTGTTTTGGTTGGTGGGGCTAGTCTTAATGTAGATGGCTTTATAGATTTAATCAATGCTGCTGTAAGGGGCTAA
- a CDS encoding amino acid racemase, with protein MIGLIGGMSYASTITYYKLINEFSQTHHNSLSRAKILISSVDFDEIEKYQHNNEWQKAASLLNEEAKRLEKAGANIIALCTNTMHKVANELQKDLKAKFIHIAHSSLDELNLNNIKDVLLLGTKYTMQEDFYKNELKGLNVITPNNDDMNTINDIIFNELCKDLIMQSSKEKFINIVNKHKVQGVLLACTEISLLINESDFDNLRVFDTTYIHAKDIFNQSLKNLN; from the coding sequence TTGATAGGTTTAATCGGTGGGATGAGTTATGCTAGTACTATAACTTATTATAAATTAATAAATGAGTTTAGCCAAACTCATCATAATTCTTTATCTCGTGCAAAGATTTTAATATCAAGCGTAGATTTTGATGAGATTGAAAAATATCAACATAATAATGAGTGGCAAAAAGCTGCAAGTTTATTAAACGAAGAAGCAAAAAGATTAGAAAAAGCTGGTGCAAATATAATCGCACTTTGCACAAATACTATGCATAAAGTTGCAAATGAATTGCAAAAAGATTTAAAGGCAAAATTCATCCATATAGCCCATTCAAGCCTTGATGAGCTAAACCTTAATAATATAAAAGATGTTTTATTGCTAGGCACTAAATACACTATGCAAGAAGACTTTTATAAAAATGAGCTAAAGGGCTTGAATGTTATCACTCCAAATAATGATGATATGAATACGATAAATGATATTATTTTTAATGAACTTTGCAAAGATTTGATAATGCAAAGTAGCAAAGAAAAGTTTATAAATATCGTAAATAAACATAAAGTTCAAGGAGTTTTACTAGCCTGCACTGAGATTTCACTACTAATTAACGAAAGTGATTTTGATAATTTAAGGGTATTTGATACAACTTACATTCATGCTAAAGATATTTTTAATCAAAGCTTAAAGAATTTGAATTAG
- a CDS encoding bifunctional aconitate hydratase 2/2-methylisocitrate dehydratase has translation MAFLDEYQKLVDERAALNVPALALNVEQTKKLCELLENNDSNSEKLKDLLANRVGVGVDDSALIKCDFLEKILFDKSKCTCISKAEAISMLSTMLGGYNVRVLLKALENNEITELAANALEDIIFVHDGFDKVAELHKNGNKYATKVLTSWANAEWFIKRAEVAKQIECVCFKVNGETNTDDLSPASEAFTRSDIPLHAQAMLVRRQEGSIEKIAELKKAGVEVAYVGDVVGTGSSRKSAINSVQWHLGKDIKGVPNKRTGGVILGQTIAPIFFNTAQDSGALPIVCDVTSLEMDDKFIIDIEKGEIRKEGKVISTFELTPNTLLDEVRAGGRIPLIVGRGLCAKAREVLGMPKEEIFKKPAQPEVKVKGYTLAQKMLGRAYGLDGVVPGMYIEPKTTTVGSQDTTGPMTRDEIKELASLGFNADFVMQSFCHTAAYPKSSDVNTHQTLPGFMSSRGGVSLKPGDGVIHSWLNRFAMPDEVGTGADSHTRFPIGISFPAGSGLVAFAAVTGAMPLNVPESILVRFKGELQPGITLRDLVNLIPYVAIKEGYLTVEKKGKKNIFAGKILEIEGLENLKVEQAFELSDASAERSAAACCVNLSKESIAEYLKSNISLIDAMVEAGYNDKNTLLRRKARMQEWLNNPTLLRADKDAEYEHIFEIDLNQVKEPILACPNDPDDVATLSEVLADSNRPKNIDEIFIGSCMTNIGHYRALGEIIKGKGMLKTRLWIAPPTKMDKAQLTNEGYYSIYGAAGARIEVPGCSLCMGNQARVNDGAIVFSTSTRNFDNRMGIGAKVYLGSAELGAVCAILGRLPNPSEYLELVNDKLNDSKKANIYKYLNFNEIENFKVD, from the coding sequence ATGGCATTTTTAGATGAATATCAAAAATTAGTTGATGAGCGTGCGGCTTTAAATGTCCCTGCACTAGCGTTAAATGTAGAGCAAACTAAGAAATTATGTGAGTTATTAGAAAATAACGATAGCAATAGTGAAAAATTAAAAGATTTATTAGCTAATCGTGTTGGTGTTGGTGTTGATGATTCGGCATTAATTAAGTGTGATTTTTTAGAAAAAATCTTATTTGATAAAAGCAAATGCACCTGTATATCAAAAGCTGAAGCAATTTCAATGCTAAGCACAATGCTAGGTGGATACAATGTAAGAGTATTGTTAAAAGCATTAGAAAATAATGAAATCACTGAGCTTGCCGCAAATGCTTTAGAAGATATTATTTTCGTTCATGATGGTTTTGATAAAGTTGCTGAATTACATAAAAATGGTAATAAATACGCTACAAAAGTTCTTACAAGCTGGGCAAATGCTGAATGGTTTATCAAAAGAGCTGAAGTTGCAAAGCAAATTGAATGCGTTTGCTTTAAGGTAAATGGCGAAACAAATACCGATGATTTAAGCCCTGCTAGTGAAGCATTTACAAGAAGTGATATTCCTTTACACGCTCAAGCAATGCTTGTAAGAAGACAAGAAGGAAGTATTGAAAAAATCGCAGAACTTAAAAAAGCAGGAGTTGAAGTTGCTTATGTAGGTGATGTTGTAGGAACTGGCTCAAGCCGTAAATCAGCAATAAATTCAGTTCAATGGCACTTAGGTAAAGATATAAAAGGAGTTCCAAATAAACGCACAGGTGGTGTTATTTTAGGTCAAACTATTGCTCCAATTTTCTTTAATACTGCCCAAGATAGTGGAGCTTTACCTATTGTTTGTGATGTAACAAGCCTTGAAATGGATGATAAATTTATAATAGATATTGAAAAAGGCGAAATAAGAAAAGAAGGAAAGGTAATTTCTACTTTTGAACTTACACCTAATACACTTTTAGATGAGGTTCGTGCAGGTGGTAGAATCCCGCTAATTGTAGGTCGTGGATTATGCGCTAAAGCTAGAGAGGTTCTAGGAATGCCAAAAGAAGAAATATTTAAAAAACCAGCTCAACCTGAAGTTAAAGTTAAAGGCTATACCTTAGCTCAAAAAATGTTAGGTCGTGCTTACGGCTTAGATGGAGTTGTTCCTGGAATGTATATTGAGCCAAAAACAACTACCGTTGGCTCACAAGATACAACAGGACCAATGACAAGAGATGAGATAAAAGAGCTTGCAAGCTTAGGATTTAATGCTGATTTTGTTATGCAAAGCTTCTGCCATACTGCAGCTTATCCAAAATCAAGCGATGTAAATACTCATCAAACTCTACCTGGTTTTATGAGTTCAAGAGGTGGAGTATCGCTTAAGCCTGGCGATGGTGTTATTCATAGCTGGTTAAATCGCTTTGCTATGCCTGATGAGGTTGGAACAGGTGCTGATTCACATACAAGATTTCCAATAGGTATAAGCTTTCCTGCAGGCTCAGGTTTAGTAGCGTTTGCTGCTGTTACAGGGGCTATGCCACTTAACGTGCCTGAGAGCATTTTAGTTCGCTTTAAAGGTGAATTACAACCTGGAATTACTCTTAGAGATTTAGTAAATCTAATCCCTTATGTAGCGATTAAAGAAGGTTATTTAACGGTTGAGAAAAAAGGCAAAAAGAATATTTTTGCAGGTAAAATCTTAGAAATTGAAGGACTTGAAAATCTAAAAGTAGAACAAGCATTTGAATTAAGCGATGCAAGTGCTGAAAGAAGTGCGGCAGCTTGTTGTGTTAATCTTAGTAAAGAAAGCATTGCTGAATACTTAAAATCAAATATAAGCTTAATTGACGCAATGGTTGAAGCAGGTTATAATGATAAAAATACGCTTTTAAGAAGAAAAGCAAGAATGCAAGAATGGCTTAACAACCCTACTTTATTAAGAGCTGATAAAGATGCAGAGTATGAGCATATCTTTGAAATAGACTTAAATCAAGTAAAAGAGCCTATTTTAGCATGCCCTAATGATCCTGACGATGTTGCAACTTTAAGCGAAGTTTTAGCTGATAGCAATCGCCCTAAGAATATTGATGAGATATTTATAGGTTCTTGTATGACAAATATAGGACATTATAGAGCTTTAGGTGAGATTATAAAAGGTAAAGGTATGCTTAAAACTCGCCTTTGGATAGCACCTCCAACAAAAATGGATAAAGCTCAACTAACAAATGAAGGATATTACTCAATCTATGGTGCTGCAGGAGCAAGAATTGAAGTTCCTGGTTGTAGCTTATGTATGGGTAATCAAGCTCGTGTAAATGATGGAGCAATTGTGTTTAGTACAAGCACAAGAAACTTTGATAACAGAATGGGAATAGGAGC
- a CDS encoding type II secretion system protein, giving the protein MKKAFTMIELIFAIVIIGVLSAVALPKFFDLRFKTELTSLKTGIDTINSKANNQLLKNIIIGQNESYNDFEKKAADASKIFTNLFKDGLDRGDEDKGWFFLGLKEKTSTTIIPWYILDGSTPSATYDPELDYGNYLTSVSDRAQDGIYLIYKYSVNSNIYFNLIYKSLTGKFECAKATCNGCNKSRIDSINNLIPCFEPATI; this is encoded by the coding sequence GTGAAAAAAGCTTTTACTATGATTGAATTAATATTTGCCATTGTAATAATAGGAGTATTATCAGCAGTTGCTTTACCTAAATTCTTTGATTTAAGATTTAAAACTGAATTAACAAGCCTAAAAACAGGAATTGATACAATTAATTCTAAAGCTAATAATCAATTGCTTAAAAATATAATCATAGGTCAAAACGAAAGCTATAACGATTTTGAAAAAAAAGCAGCAGATGCTAGTAAAATTTTTACAAATTTATTTAAAGATGGTTTAGATAGAGGAGATGAGGATAAGGGTTGGTTTTTTCTTGGTTTAAAAGAAAAAACTAGCACCACAATTATACCTTGGTATATATTAGATGGAAGTACACCTAGTGCTACTTATGACCCTGAATTAGATTACGGAAACTATCTAACAAGCGTTAGTGATAGAGCTCAAGATGGAATTTATTTAATCTATAAGTATTCTGTTAATAGCAATATTTATTTCAATTTAATTTACAAAAGCTTAACTGGTAAATTCGAATGCGCAAAAGCAACTTGCAATGGTTGTAACAAAAGTAGAATTGATTCAATTAATAATCTAATACCTTGCTTTGAACCCGCAACAATATAA
- a CDS encoding prepilin-type N-terminal cleavage/methylation domain-containing protein: MKKAMSMIEIIFVIVIIGTLAGVAIPKLFAGRDDAYALKLKEQHALIITNLEQYSQSMLYETGSKKFPKNIYFGNKTGVVTDSENLVFNKLAECNSSKSNAPCWTSVNNGTGENTITFHFNNKKSISFAYSQTNKSLICNNISECNKLKIGK, from the coding sequence ATGAAAAAAGCTATGAGTATGATAGAAATTATTTTCGTAATCGTAATTATAGGAACTTTAGCAGGAGTTGCAATACCGAAATTATTCGCTGGTCGTGATGATGCTTATGCTTTAAAACTAAAAGAACAACACGCTTTAATTATCACTAATTTAGAGCAATATTCTCAAAGTATGCTTTATGAAACAGGTTCAAAAAAATTCCCTAAAAATATATATTTTGGAAATAAGACTGGGGTAGTTACGGATAGTGAAAATTTGGTGTTTAATAAATTAGCAGAATGCAATTCTTCTAAATCAAATGCGCCTTGTTGGACTTCAGTAAATAATGGCACTGGAGAAAACACTATAACATTTCATTTTAATAATAAAAAGAGCATAAGTTTTGCATATTCACAAACTAATAAAAGTTTAATTTGTAATAATATTAGTGAGTGTAATAAATTAAAAATAGGAAAATAA